The Pectinophora gossypiella chromosome 15, ilPecGoss1.1, whole genome shotgun sequence genome has a window encoding:
- the LOC126373435 gene encoding protein giant-like, translating into MPLWTPYVEVPLDLTKVKEERRSPVTPMIPVNPVIPVAPAPVVNAVQYPYRQQYPTPLPVVPPGYAVPHPQPVYVYPGYGYPQYGLPSVQISPVSVTSACSGCEPAPSPSFYRPQTLSPPKTPQATSTQKPQNFLAEADMLSEDPEFQAFERDALRAMAEKNGGTLLGNNPRMRRAVQTSQAVDDSYRRQRERNNFAAKQSRDRRKLREIHLSLKVAYLKNQVSKLKAQLSVSTCVRCQQP; encoded by the coding sequence ATGCCTCTGTGGACACCGTACGTTGAAGTTCCCTTGGATTTGACAAAAGTGAAAGAAGAACGGCGGTCTCCTGTGACTCCAATGATTCCCGTGAATCCAGTGATTCCTGTGGCTCCGGCTCCTGTTGTTAACGCCGTCCAGTACCCGTACCGTCAGCAGTACCCGACTCCGTTGCCGGTGGTACCGCCTGGATATGCGGTTCCTCATCCTCAGCCCGTGTACGTGTACCCAGGGTATGGGTATCCTCAGTACGGCCTGCCGTCGGTGCAGATATCGCCGGTGTCAGTTACAAGCGCTTGCTCAGGCTGCGAGCCCGCGCCGAGCCCCAGCTTCTACCGGCCACAAACTCTGTCCCCGCCAAAGACACCCCAGGCTACTTCCACACAGAAGCCTCAAAACTTCCTCGCCGAAGCAGACATGCTCTCAGAAGACCCTGAATTCCAAGCTTTTGAGAGAGACGCTCTGCGAGCAATGGCGGAGAAAAATGGCGGAACGCTGCTGGGCAACAACCCGCGCATGCGCCGCGCCGTGCAGACCAGCCAAGCTGTCGATGACTCGTACAGAAGGCAGCGCGAGCGCAACAACTTCGCCGCAAAACAGAGCCGCGACAGGAGGAAGCTGAGGGAAATCCACTTGTCCCTGAAAGTTGCGTACTTAAAGAATCAAGTGTCGAAGCTGAAGGCACAACTGTCTGTGTCGACTTGTGTGCGTTGCCAGCAACCGTGA